The following are encoded in a window of Alphaproteobacteria bacterium genomic DNA:
- the hemF gene encoding oxygen-dependent coproporphyrinogen oxidase, protein MRTNTATAYELSAEALEERKIQASKWFALLRDQICTEFEKIETELTGTNTTLPIGKFASKHWEREGGGGGEMRIMKGRVFEKVGVNISTVHGEFSPEFRKQMAGAEEDPRFWASGISLVAHMHSPLVPAVHMNTRFICTTRQWFGGGSDLNPMFPDDTDTETFHAALKSACDTYRDDAYEEYKQWCDEYFFIPHRNEARGVGGIFFDYANSGDWAHDFAFVQAVGKAFLAIYPQLVRRHMNAPWTEAQREHQLRKRGRYAEFNLAYDRGTKFGLMTGGNAEAILMSLPPVAKWD, encoded by the coding sequence ATGCGCACTAACACAGCCACCGCCTATGAACTTTCTGCCGAAGCGTTAGAAGAACGCAAAATACAAGCCTCAAAATGGTTTGCATTGTTGCGCGACCAGATATGCACCGAGTTTGAAAAAATAGAAACCGAGCTTACCGGAACAAACACCACCCTTCCCATAGGCAAATTTGCCAGCAAACATTGGGAACGTGAAGGTGGAGGCGGCGGTGAAATGCGTATTATGAAAGGTCGTGTGTTTGAAAAGGTCGGTGTAAACATTTCTACCGTACATGGAGAATTTTCGCCCGAATTTCGCAAGCAAATGGCCGGTGCTGAAGAAGATCCGCGCTTTTGGGCCAGCGGCATTTCTCTTGTGGCGCATATGCATTCGCCGTTAGTGCCTGCGGTGCATATGAATACCCGTTTTATATGTACTACACGCCAATGGTTTGGCGGCGGCAGCGATCTTAACCCCATGTTTCCCGACGACACCGACACGGAAACCTTTCACGCAGCGCTTAAATCCGCTTGCGATACTTATCGTGACGATGCCTACGAAGAATACAAACAATGGTGCGATGAATATTTCTTTATTCCCCATCGTAATGAGGCCCGGGGCGTAGGTGGAATATTTTTTGATTATGCCAATAGCGGCGATTGGGCGCATGATTTTGCGTTCGTGCAAGCAGTGGGCAAGGCGTTTTTAGCAATATATCCTCAATTAGTGCGGCGCCACATGAATGCGCCATGGACAGAAGCACAGCGCGAACACCAACTACGCAAACGTGGGCGTTATGCAGAGTTTAATCTGGCCTATGATCGTGGCACAAAATTTGGTTTAATGACCGGCGGTAATGCCGAAGCAATTTTAATGAGCCTGCCGCCTGTGGCAAAATGGGATTAA